In the Verrucomicrobiota bacterium genome, GATCCGGGCGAAACTCTTTTCGAGTGGGCCATCCGTGCGGATGTCGACTTTTTTGAGTATGACATCGACACTGATCGAGACAATGTCGATTTTTCCCTGAAGGCTAGCGCAGCGCTAAACGGCGCCAAAACCACTGCTCAACTGAGCGCTTATTTCTTGCTCAATAACGGCAACACTGCCTCCCTCGATAATCGGATTCGGGAAGAAAGGTCGGCAGACAGCTCTGACTACGGTTTGATCTTTTCTGCTACCCGGGATCTCCCCCGCGGTTATTTGGAAGCTTCGGCCAGCGTCGATTATCGGGATTTTGAACAGTCTTTTAGTGGGGCGCAGGGTCTGTCAGATTACCAATCCTACTCCGCCGATTTGGCCTACTTCCTCAGTCCTGGGTTTGCCCCTAAGATGGATTTTGGTTTTGGTTTGGGAGTTGGCTATGAAGAAGCTGATGTCTCCTCCGAACAGTTCATTCTTGAGCCTACAGCACGAGTGAAGTGGCGAATCAGTGCGAAGACAAGTGCTTTCGCAAGCGTCGGAGCCGAATTCCGCTCCATCGACGACAGTGGCGGTGTGACGGAGGATGACCCCGTGAACCTTAGTTTCCGGGGCGGTTTGGTTTGGGAGCCCAGTCCCTTGACTACTTTTACTACATCAGTGTATCGAGACGGGAATTCTTCTGTGTCCCTAGCAAATCAAAACTACAACGCGGTTGGAGTAGGT is a window encoding:
- a CDS encoding outer membrane beta-barrel protein; amino-acid sequence: MKAKIIALFLGLSPFTATLGGEPLPFVESPSSSFGIAPLNLDLIPSLGITYDTNLNRTAALETDAVKYYAGLGIVVSSADPGETLFEWAIRADVDFFEYDIDTDRDNVDFSLKASAALNGAKTTAQLSAYFLLNNGNTASLDNRIREERSADSSDYGLIFSATRDLPRGYLEASASVDYRDFEQSFSGAQGLSDYQSYSADLAYFLSPGFAPKMDFGFGLGVGYEEADVSSEQFILEPTARVKWRISAKTSAFASVGAEFRSIDDSGGVTEDDPVNLSFRGGLVWEPSPLTTFTTSVYRDGNSSVSLANQNYNAVGVGFDVSQSLPYSVSATAFFAYENAEYYSLTAVSTDREDDFFRGGVSLSKTLNVPVAPVTVSVFYNYNENDSSDPLSSYDQHLIGAKASATF